The DNA window TGTCACCGGCGATTTGGAACAGGGAATTGCCACCAGTTCCAAAGTGCTGGCGATTCGCGGTCAGGTGTTGCCAGCCACAGTCACTGATGTGAATTTATGGGCCGAATTGGACGATGGTCGCCGCATTGAGGGAGAGTCCAATATTACCGAAGCTGGCGGCAATATTGTGAATATCGGTTGTCTTCCCCAACAACCACCGGCGTTACCCAAAGTTTTGCAAGCCATCCAACAGGCAGATTTTGTGGTTATTGGTCCGGGAAGTTTGTATACCAGCGTCATTCCCAACTTGCTGGTTCCTGAAATCCGAGAAGCCATTTCAGCTACCCAAGTTCCGCGTATCTACGTTTGCAATATTATGACTCAACCAGGCGAAACCACCAACTATACCGTTGCCGACCATATTCAAGCCATCGACCGTGCTTGCGAGGGGGAACGTTTGTTCGACGCGGTGTTGGTGCAAAAACGTTCTCCTTCGGCACAAGCTTTGATTCGCTACGCCCAGGAAAATTCCCATTTTGTGGATTTGGACCGAGAACGGGTGCGCAAATTGGGACGTCGGGTGGTGTTGGCGGATATTTTAAACGAAGACCCGGAAACTGGCTACGTCCGCCATCACTCCCAACAT is part of the Geitlerinema sp. PCC 9228 genome and encodes:
- a CDS encoding gluconeogenesis factor YvcK family protein, yielding VTGDLEQGIATSSKVLAIRGQVLPATVTDVNLWAELDDGRRIEGESNITEAGGNIVNIGCLPQQPPALPKVLQAIQQADFVVIGPGSLYTSVIPNLLVPEIREAISATQVPRIYVCNIMTQPGETTNYTVADHIQAIDRACEGERLFDAVLVQKRSPSAQALIRYAQENSHFVDLDRERVRKLGRRVVLADILNEDPETGYVRHHSQHLAKVLMRWYWRAGQLDTRRSKKQRPVVRKSA